ATAATGTTTTCTGCCTTGTTTGGCACGTCTTATCCTCTGGTAATGGAACGGGAAAAAGGAATTTTGCGACGCTTGCGCTTGACACTTGTTACACCGGTTTCTTTCATCGGCGCTAAAACTGTAGGCTTGCTGGCAATAGCTTTTATGCAGGCCGCCATTATTATTATTACCGGCATATTATTTTTTGACGTACAGATTGTGGGTAGTCTTTGGGCAGCATCATTTGTTGTTTTAATTGGTTGTTTAATGATGGTGGCCTTGGGCCTCCTGGTGGCTGGTTTAGCCAACAGGCTGGAATCCGTTGACGCCATAGCTAACTCAATTGGTATGCCCATGATGTTCTTGGCAGGCACTTTTTTTCCCGTTGATGGAGCACCCAGGTGGTTGCAGACCATTGCTACAGTACTTCCCTTAACATATTTAAACGATGCCCTGCGAGAAATTTTGGTAACAGGGAGTACTTTAATTGATGTTTCAAACACGCTACTGATTATTGTAGCCTGGACCGTTGTTTTCTTTGCTTTCGCTATCTATCTATTTAAATGGGAAGTGAATTATCAAAAATAATAGCAAGAGTTTATCAGATCCTGGTAACAGTCAAAAAACGTTTCTGCAGCCAAACTGCAGAAACGTTTTTTACTCTTTTGCATCTTAAACAAAATCCCGGCGTTTTAGCTAACTTACCTCATAAAATAAGTATAACCTGTATTTTCAGCAATGTACCTTACTGGAAGAACAGACCGGATATCTCTTTCTCACTATTAAAAACAACAATTATATCTATTGTTGCGTCTTCAAATTCACTGTTTACAAAAACTCTGT
This region of Dethiobacter alkaliphilus AHT 1 genomic DNA includes:
- a CDS encoding ABC transporter permease: MSFRMLTIANLKMHLRNRSSLFWHFAFPLIFMVLFGLIFSGGMTSQIRVGLVDTSSDFDEVFNTAFAEIDNATLVEGEKDELIDDLKNGGLDAVIVLDESTAANSLIDVEIFYDQTQSLTGSMARSFIISLLDQIRMQAFAVPELFDVTETSVARETLSYMSFLMPGVIGMSIMFSALFGTSYPLVMEREKGILRRLRLTLVTPVSFIGAKTVGLLAIAFMQAAIIIITGILFFDVQIVGSLWAASFVVLIGCLMMVALGLLVAGLANRLESVDAIANSIGMPMMFLAGTFFPVDGAPRWLQTIATVLPLTYLNDALREILVTGSTLIDVSNTLLIIVAWTVVFFAFAIYLFKWEVNYQK